The proteins below are encoded in one region of Terriglobales bacterium:
- the rpoB gene encoding DNA-directed RNA polymerase subunit beta codes for MPTKKHNAFRKRLDFSKIPTTIQIPNLIEVQKRSYDRFLQMDRLPSERDDAGLQAVFQSVFPIEDFRKVSQLEFVDFAIGNWECKCGHLKGLHHLRTTCKNCGFTVITDPFHPGDVLCQRCGTYNANTPDFCNKCGDPVGLQLKYDVSECEERGMTYSAPLKVTMRLTIYEKDPETNNRSIRDIKEQEVFFGDVPLMTANGTFIINGTERVIVSQLHRSPGVFFETANNRTYFLGKIIPYRGSWVEFEYDQKNILYVRIDRKRKFLGTIFLRALGLRSDEDILRTFYTVDRVSLKDNKVRWTLEPGIEKPTNLLGMKLSHRITNSKGEEIAHAGRKVNPAVLREIQKARVTEIEIDATDLEGAWTASDVVDTNTGEVLLESNSEITTALVSKFMDAGVAEINVFFPERDDVGMVISQTLRRDSVKTPQEALIEIYRKLRPGDPPTLDTATALFHGMFFDPRKYDFSRVGRLKFNIKLFEKADATSLDSRTLEPDDFYATIRYLLKLRKNIGAVDDIDHLGNRRVRAVGELLENQFRIGLVRMERAIKEKMSVYQEMSTAMPHDLVNAKPVMAAIREFFGSSQLSQFMDQTNPLSEITHKRRLSALGPGGLSRERAGFEVRDVHPTHYGRICPIETPEGPNIGLISSLSCYARINDYGFIESPYRRVKQSKVMDFVSVVNAGDSDYRVGDHIEKAEALKANADLKERRKRLIDYEPYSFYLSAWEEDRHTIAQANIELDDKGRITAELVNARKAGNFVLVSRDEVDYVDVSPKQLVSVAASLVPFLEHDDANRALMGANMQRQSVPLLRAEAPLVGTGMEGVTARDSGAVVLARRSGIVDSVDSERIIVRVEGEHHPMQLSREVGSDIYQLTKFKRSNQNTCINQKPIVRKGQRVLKGHVIADGPCTDFGELALGRNVLVAFMPWRGYNFEDAILVSEKLVKEDYYTSVHIEEFEIEARDTKLGPEEVTRDIPNVSESALRDLDESGIIRIGATVKAGDILVGKVTPKGETQLTPEEKLLRAIFGEKAGDVRDASLTCPPGIEGTVVDVKIFSRKGQEKDERAKAIEGAQVAKLEKNLADEIRILTDERLKRLEAILGGKEVQADLHDERTNKRLLVKGANLDRDTIERISTRNLKRIKFPDKDPRVNEQIDEIEEMTSRQIDVLRKIVREKVDKLQKGDELPPGVIKLVKVYIAMERKLSVGDKMAGRHGNKGVIARILPEEDMPYMQDGTAVEIVLNPLGVPSRMNVGQILETHLGWASHELGRKINEMVTNNGRAEAMRRELKALFKETPFADEVADLDDETLENVAEGMGHGVYFASPVFDGARETEIKWLLNEGSLPESGKTTLFDGMTGDKFEQPVTVGYIYMLKLSHLVDDKIHARSIGPYSLITQQPLGGKAQFGGQRFGEMEVWALEAYGAAYILQELLTAKSDDVYGRTKIYEAIVKGEAAIEPGVPESFNVLIRELQSLCLDVELIKVGERKPTQAATAAAD; via the coding sequence ATGCCGACTAAGAAGCACAACGCTTTCCGTAAGCGCCTAGATTTTTCCAAGATTCCGACGACCATCCAGATTCCGAACCTGATCGAGGTGCAGAAGCGGAGCTACGACCGCTTCCTGCAGATGGACCGGTTGCCCAGCGAGCGTGACGATGCCGGGTTGCAGGCCGTGTTCCAGTCGGTGTTCCCTATTGAAGACTTCCGCAAAGTCTCGCAGCTGGAATTCGTCGATTTTGCCATCGGCAACTGGGAGTGCAAGTGCGGCCACCTGAAAGGGCTGCACCACTTGCGCACGACGTGCAAGAACTGCGGCTTCACGGTCATCACCGATCCGTTCCACCCCGGCGATGTGCTCTGCCAGCGCTGCGGAACGTACAACGCCAACACGCCGGACTTCTGCAACAAGTGCGGCGATCCGGTCGGGCTGCAATTGAAGTATGACGTCAGCGAGTGCGAAGAGCGGGGCATGACCTACTCGGCGCCGTTGAAGGTCACCATGCGCCTGACCATCTACGAGAAGGACCCGGAGACCAACAACCGCTCCATCCGCGACATCAAGGAGCAGGAGGTCTTCTTTGGCGACGTGCCGCTGATGACCGCCAACGGCACCTTCATCATCAACGGCACCGAGCGCGTGATTGTGAGCCAGTTGCACCGCTCGCCGGGCGTGTTCTTCGAGACCGCCAACAATCGCACCTACTTCCTGGGCAAGATCATTCCCTACCGCGGCTCCTGGGTGGAATTCGAGTACGACCAGAAGAACATTCTGTACGTGCGCATCGACCGCAAGCGCAAATTCCTGGGCACCATCTTCCTGCGCGCCCTCGGACTGCGTTCCGACGAAGACATTCTGCGCACGTTCTACACCGTGGACCGGGTGTCGCTGAAGGACAACAAAGTACGCTGGACCCTGGAACCCGGCATCGAGAAGCCCACCAACCTGCTCGGCATGAAGCTTTCGCACCGCATTACCAACAGCAAGGGCGAGGAAATCGCGCACGCCGGCCGCAAGGTGAACCCGGCGGTGCTGCGTGAAATCCAGAAAGCGCGCGTGACCGAGATCGAGATAGATGCCACCGACCTCGAGGGCGCCTGGACCGCCTCCGACGTGGTGGACACCAACACCGGCGAGGTGTTGCTGGAGTCCAATAGCGAAATCACCACAGCCCTGGTGAGCAAGTTCATGGACGCCGGGGTGGCCGAGATCAACGTTTTCTTCCCGGAACGCGACGACGTGGGCATGGTCATCAGCCAAACGCTGCGGCGCGATTCGGTGAAGACGCCGCAGGAAGCGCTGATCGAGATCTACCGCAAGCTGCGTCCGGGCGATCCGCCGACCCTGGACACGGCCACGGCCTTGTTCCATGGCATGTTCTTCGACCCGCGCAAGTACGATTTCTCGCGCGTCGGCCGGCTGAAATTCAACATCAAGCTGTTCGAGAAGGCTGACGCCACCAGCCTCGACAGCCGCACCCTGGAGCCGGACGATTTCTACGCCACCATCCGCTACCTGCTGAAGCTGCGCAAGAACATCGGCGCGGTGGACGACATCGATCACCTGGGCAACCGCCGGGTGCGCGCGGTCGGCGAACTGCTGGAAAACCAGTTCCGCATCGGGCTGGTCCGCATGGAACGCGCGATCAAGGAAAAGATGAGCGTGTACCAGGAAATGTCGACGGCCATGCCGCACGACCTGGTGAACGCCAAGCCGGTGATGGCGGCGATCCGCGAGTTCTTCGGGTCTTCACAGCTATCGCAGTTCATGGACCAGACCAACCCGCTGTCGGAAATCACGCACAAGCGCCGCCTGTCGGCGCTGGGGCCGGGCGGATTGTCGCGCGAGCGCGCCGGGTTCGAAGTCCGCGACGTGCACCCAACGCATTACGGCCGCATTTGCCCGATTGAAACGCCGGAAGGCCCGAACATCGGATTGATCTCGTCGCTGAGCTGCTATGCGCGGATCAACGACTACGGTTTCATCGAGTCGCCGTACCGGCGGGTGAAACAGAGCAAGGTGATGGACTTTGTTTCGGTGGTGAATGCCGGCGACAGCGACTACCGCGTCGGCGATCACATCGAGAAGGCCGAGGCCCTGAAAGCCAATGCCGATCTGAAGGAGCGCCGCAAGCGGTTGATCGATTACGAGCCGTACTCGTTCTACCTGTCGGCGTGGGAAGAAGACCGGCACACCATCGCGCAGGCCAACATCGAGCTCGATGACAAGGGACGGATCACCGCCGAACTGGTGAATGCGCGCAAGGCCGGCAACTTCGTGCTGGTGTCGCGCGACGAAGTGGACTACGTCGACGTGAGTCCGAAGCAGCTGGTGTCGGTGGCCGCCTCGCTGGTTCCGTTCCTGGAGCACGACGACGCCAACCGAGCGCTGATGGGGGCGAACATGCAGCGGCAGTCGGTGCCCCTGCTTCGGGCCGAGGCGCCGCTGGTCGGCACCGGCATGGAAGGCGTAACCGCGCGCGACTCCGGCGCGGTGGTGCTGGCCCGCCGCAGCGGCATCGTGGATTCGGTGGATTCCGAGCGCATCATCGTGCGCGTCGAGGGCGAGCATCATCCCATGCAGCTTTCGCGCGAGGTGGGCAGCGATATTTACCAGCTCACCAAGTTCAAGCGCTCCAACCAGAACACCTGCATCAACCAGAAGCCGATTGTGCGCAAGGGACAGCGCGTGCTCAAGGGCCACGTGATTGCCGACGGGCCGTGCACGGATTTCGGCGAGCTGGCGCTGGGGCGCAACGTGCTGGTGGCTTTCATGCCGTGGCGCGGCTACAACTTCGAGGACGCGATCCTGGTCTCGGAGAAGCTGGTCAAAGAGGACTACTACACGTCGGTGCACATTGAAGAGTTCGAGATCGAGGCGCGCGACACCAAGCTCGGTCCCGAGGAAGTGACGCGCGACATTCCGAATGTCAGCGAAAGCGCGCTGCGCGACCTGGACGAGAGCGGCATCATCCGCATCGGCGCGACCGTGAAGGCGGGCGACATCCTGGTAGGCAAGGTCACGCCCAAGGGCGAGACCCAGCTCACCCCGGAAGAGAAACTGCTCCGCGCCATCTTCGGCGAGAAGGCCGGCGACGTCCGCGACGCTTCCCTGACCTGCCCTCCGGGCATCGAAGGCACGGTTGTGGATGTGAAGATCTTCTCCCGCAAGGGGCAGGAGAAGGATGAACGCGCGAAGGCAATCGAAGGGGCGCAGGTCGCGAAGCTGGAAAAGAACCTGGCTGACGAAATCCGAATCCTGACCGACGAGCGGCTGAAGCGGCTGGAAGCGATCCTGGGCGGCAAGGAAGTGCAGGCCGACCTGCACGACGAGCGCACCAACAAGCGGCTGCTGGTCAAGGGCGCAAACCTGGATCGCGACACCATCGAGCGCATTTCGACGCGCAACCTGAAGCGCATCAAGTTCCCCGACAAGGATCCGCGGGTCAACGAGCAGATTGACGAAATCGAGGAGATGACCTCGCGCCAGATCGACGTGCTGCGCAAGATCGTGCGCGAGAAAGTTGACAAGCTGCAGAAGGGCGACGAGCTTCCGCCGGGCGTGATCAAGCTGGTGAAGGTTTACATCGCCATGGAGCGCAAGCTGAGCGTGGGCGACAAGATGGCCGGCCGGCACGGGAACAAGGGCGTCATTGCCCGCATCCTGCCGGAAGAGGACATGCCCTACATGCAGGACGGCACGGCGGTGGAGATTGTGCTCAACCCGCTCGGCGTTCCTTCCCGCATGAACGTGGGCCAGATATTGGAAACGCACCTGGGCTGGGCGTCGCACGAGCTGGGGCGAAAGATCAACGAGATGGTGACGAACAATGGCCGAGCCGAGGCGATGCGCCGCGAGTTGAAGGCACTGTTCAAGGAAACGCCGTTCGCGGATGAGGTTGCCGATCTCGACGATGAAACCCTGGAGAACGTTGCCGAGGGCATGGGACACGGCGTGTACTTCGCGTCGCCGGTGTTCGACGGTGCGCGCGAGACCGAGATCAAGTGGCTGCTGAACGAGGGGTCACTGCCCGAGTCCGGCAAGACCACGCTGTTCGACGGCATGACGGGCGACAAGTTCGAGCAGCCGGTGACGGTCGGTTATATCTACATGCTTAAGCTGTCGCACCTGGTGGATGACAAGATCCACGCGCGTTCCATCGGCCCGTACTCGCTGATCACGCAGCAGCCGCTGGGCGGCAAGGCGCAGTTCGGCGGGCAACGTTTCGGAGAAATGGAAGTGTGGGCGCTGGAAGCCTACGGCGCCGCCTACATCCTGCAGGAACTGCTGACGGCGAAGTCGGACGATGTCTATGGCCGGACCAAGATTTACGAGGCCATCGTGAAGGGCGAGG
- the rplL gene encoding 50S ribosomal protein L7/L12, translated as MEMADLQQLEEQIVGLSLLDAAQLVKKLEERLGVSAAAAAPVMMAGGGAGAGAAAAPAEEKTEFSVVLKEVGANKINVIKAVREVTSLGLKEAKDLVDGAPKPIKEGVGKEEAENIRKKFTDAGATVEVK; from the coding sequence ATTGAAATGGCGGATCTGCAGCAGTTGGAAGAACAAATCGTAGGGTTGTCGCTGCTGGATGCAGCGCAGCTGGTCAAGAAGCTGGAAGAGCGGCTCGGCGTTTCGGCGGCGGCGGCAGCCCCGGTGATGATGGCGGGCGGCGGCGCGGGAGCGGGCGCGGCGGCGGCTCCGGCGGAAGAAAAGACCGAGTTCAGCGTCGTCCTGAAAGAAGTGGGCGCGAACAAGATCAACGTAATTAAGGCGGTGCGCGAAGTCACCAGCCTGGGCTTGAAGGAAGCCAAGGACCTGGTGGACGGCGCGCCGAAACCGATCAAGGAAGGGGTCGGCAAGGAAGAAGCGGAGAACATCAGGAAGAAGTTCACCGACGCCGGCGCGACGGTCGAAGTGAAGTAA
- the rplJ gene encoding 50S ribosomal protein L10, with the protein MAVTKAKKIEQVEELSQDMKQAKTAILATFSGLKAAQTEDLRKTVRTAGAKFQVVKNTLAELAAKGTALEPVLKDLTGVTSIAYTAGDPVTLAKALQKYVKDNPELKFKVGVVEGRVIQVKEFEALATMPSKEEIYSKLLFLINAPAQRLVTVMNAVGRNLAVVVNQGVKENKFAGGGEAAAGA; encoded by the coding sequence ATGGCGGTAACCAAAGCGAAAAAGATCGAGCAGGTGGAAGAGCTCAGCCAGGACATGAAGCAGGCCAAGACGGCGATCCTGGCGACGTTTTCCGGGTTGAAGGCGGCGCAGACCGAAGACTTGCGCAAGACAGTGCGCACCGCGGGCGCCAAGTTCCAGGTGGTGAAGAACACGCTGGCGGAACTGGCGGCGAAGGGCACGGCGCTGGAGCCGGTGCTGAAAGACCTGACGGGTGTCACCTCAATCGCCTACACCGCGGGCGATCCGGTCACGCTGGCCAAGGCGCTGCAGAAGTACGTCAAGGACAATCCGGAGCTGAAGTTCAAGGTGGGCGTGGTCGAGGGGCGCGTGATCCAGGTGAAGGAGTTCGAGGCGCTGGCGACCATGCCGTCGAAGGAAGAGATCTACTCGAAGCTGCTCTTCCTGATCAACGCTCCCGCGCAGCGGCTGGTGACGGTGATGAATGCCGTGGGCCGCAACCTGGCGGTGGTGGTCAACCAGGGCGTGAAGGAGAACAAGTTTGCCGGTGGCGGAGAAGCCGCAGCCGGAGCGTAG
- the rplA gene encoding 50S ribosomal protein L1 encodes MARKAGKNVEKARAAVEPRSYRLDEAVPLLQKVKYAKFDETVDLTMRLGVDPKHADQMVRGTVVLPHGLGKSKKVLVIASGEKVREAEAAGADFVGGEDMVEKIQKENWIDYDAVISTPDMMRSVGRLGKVLGPRGLMPNPKTGTVTTDVARAVQEVKAGKVEFRTDKTALVHVPVGKISFTADKLIDNATTVITSVIKAKPAAAKGKYLKGVYLSSTMGPGIAIDTAAVEAAAKA; translated from the coding sequence ATGGCAAGAAAAGCAGGAAAAAACGTTGAAAAAGCACGCGCCGCGGTGGAGCCGCGTTCGTACCGGCTGGACGAAGCAGTGCCGCTGCTGCAGAAGGTGAAGTACGCCAAGTTCGATGAAACGGTGGATTTGACCATGCGCCTGGGAGTCGATCCCAAGCACGCCGACCAGATGGTGCGCGGCACGGTGGTGCTGCCGCACGGGCTGGGCAAGAGCAAGAAGGTGCTGGTAATCGCCAGCGGCGAAAAAGTGCGCGAGGCGGAAGCAGCCGGGGCCGATTTCGTCGGGGGCGAAGACATGGTCGAGAAAATCCAAAAGGAAAACTGGATTGATTACGACGCCGTGATTTCGACCCCGGACATGATGCGTTCGGTCGGACGGCTGGGCAAGGTGCTGGGCCCGCGCGGCCTGATGCCGAACCCGAAGACCGGGACCGTGACCACGGACGTCGCGCGCGCGGTGCAGGAAGTAAAGGCCGGCAAGGTCGAATTCCGCACCGATAAGACGGCGCTGGTGCATGTGCCGGTGGGCAAGATTTCGTTTACCGCGGACAAGCTGATCGATAACGCGACCACCGTCATCACCAGCGTGATCAAGGCCAAGCCGGCGGCGGCGAAGGGCAAGTACCTAAAGGGGGTTTACCTGAGCTCGACGATGGGACCGGGCATTGCCATCGACACGGCTGCGGTGGAAGCGGCGGCGAAAGCATAG
- the rplK gene encoding 50S ribosomal protein L11 — protein sequence MAKKATGSVKLQIAAGKATPAPPVGPALGQAQINIMEFCKQFNARTSAKELEGLIIPVVVTVYSDRTFTFITKTPPASVLLKRAAGIAKGSGTPNKDKVGKVTEKQVEEIARQKMPDLNAASLQSAVNSVKGTARSMGIDVTP from the coding sequence ATGGCAAAAAAAGCGACAGGTTCGGTGAAATTGCAGATTGCGGCGGGCAAGGCGACGCCGGCGCCGCCGGTGGGACCGGCGCTGGGACAGGCGCAGATCAACATCATGGAATTCTGCAAGCAGTTCAATGCGCGCACCAGCGCCAAGGAACTGGAAGGTCTGATTATCCCGGTGGTGGTCACGGTTTATAGCGACCGCACCTTCACCTTTATTACCAAGACGCCGCCGGCATCGGTGCTGCTGAAGCGCGCCGCCGGCATCGCCAAGGGCTCGGGCACGCCGAACAAGGACAAGGTCGGCAAGGTGACGGAGAAGCAGGTGGAAGAAATCGCGCGGCAGAAGATGCCGGACCTGAACGCAGCGTCGCTGCAATCGGCGGTCAACAGCGTGAAGGGCACGGCGCGGAGCATGGGAATTGACGTGACGCCGTAA